From a region of the Alnus glutinosa chromosome 1, dhAlnGlut1.1, whole genome shotgun sequence genome:
- the LOC133871010 gene encoding delta(24)-sterol reductase isoform X1 translates to MKQRRGAFTPPKMSDLQVPLRPKRKKIWVDYFVNFRWIIVIFVVLPISFTLYFLTYLGDIRSEMKSFKQRQKEHDENVKKVVKRLKQRNPSKDGLVCTARKPWIAVGMRNVDYKRARHFEVDLSAFRNILEIDKERMIARVEPLVNMGQISRATVPLNVSLAVVAELDDLTVGGLINGYGIEGSSHIYGLFSDTVVAYEIVLADGRVVRATKDNEYSDLFYAIPWSQGTLGFLVSAEIKLIPIKEYMRLTYKPVVGNLKEIAQGYIDSFAPRDGDQDNPEKVPDFVETMIYNPTDAVCMTGRYASKEEAKKKGNVINNVGWWFKPWFYQYAQTALKRGEFVEYIPTREYYHRHTRCLYWEGKLILPFADQFWFRFLLGWLMPPKVSLLKATQGEAIRNYYHEMHVIQDMLIPLYKVADALEWVHQEMEVYPIWLCPHRLYRLPVKTMVYPEPGFELHRRQGDTQYSQMYTDVGIYYAPGPVLRGEVFDGSEAVRRMESWLIQNHGFQPQYAVSELDEKKFWRMFDAGLYEHSRRKYGAVGTFMSVYYKCKKGRKTEKEVQDAEQAHLETAYAEVDEPVD, encoded by the exons ATGAAG CAAAGAAGAGGTGCCTTTACTCCCCCCAAAATGTCGGATCTTCAGGTACCTCTCCGCCCAAAGAGGAAGAAGATATGGGTGGACTATTTTGTTAACTTCCGATggattattgttatttttgttgtccTCCCTATCTCCTTCACCCTTTACTTCCTTACATATCTTGGGGACATTAGATCCGAGATGAAGTCCTTCAAGCAGCGTCAGAAGGAGCATGATGAAAATGTCAAGAAGGTTGTAAAGCGACTCAAACAGAGGAACCCATCAAAGGATGGTCTTGTCTGCACAGCACGTAAACCATGGATTGCTGTTGGAATGCGCAATGTTGACTATAAGCGGGCTAGGCATTTTGAGGTTGATTTATCTGCCTTTCGAAATATTCTTGAAATTGATAAAGAGAGAATGATTGCAAGAGTTGAGCCCCTAGTCAACATGGGGCAAATCAGCAGGGCCACTGTTCCATTGAATGTGTCCCTTGCAGTAGTTGCTGAGCTAGATGACCTTACTGTTGGTGGCCTCATCAATGGCTATGGGATTGAAGGTAGCTCTCACATCTATGGCCTGTTCTCTGATACTGTTGTGGCCTATGAAATTGTTCTAGCTGATGGCCGTGTTGTTAGAGCTACCAAAGATAATGAGTACTCCGATCTTTTCTATGCCATTCCATGGTCTCAGGGTACACTGGGGTTTCTTGTCTCTGCTGAGATCAAGCTTATTCCCATTAAGGAATACATGAGGCTTACATACAAGCCTGTTGTGGGTAATTTAAAGGAAATTGCACAGGGATATATTGATTCCTTTGCTCCGAGAGATGGAGACCAGGATAATCCGGAGAAGGTTCCAGATTTTGTTGAGACCATGATTTATAATCCAACTGATGCTGTATGCATGACAGGTAGGTATGCCTCAAAAGAAGAGGCCAAGAAGAAGGGAAATGTAATCAACAATGTTGGATGGTGGTTCAAACCCTGGTTTTACCAGTATGCACAGACGGCACTAAAGAGAGGGGAGTTTGTTGAGTATATCCCAACCAGGGAGTATTACCATAGGCACACTAGGTGTCTGTACTGGGAGGGAAAGCTTATCCTTCCCTTTGCAGATCAGTTTTGGTTTAGGTTTCTCTTGGGCTGGTTGATGCCACCCAAGGTTTCTCTGCTCAAAGCTACTCAAGGTGAAGCGATCAGGAACTATTACCATGAGATGCATGTAATTCAGGACATGCTTATTCCTCTTTACAAGGTTGCGGATGCTCTCGAGTGGGTCCACCAAGAGATGGAG GTATACCCCATCTGGCTTTGCCCACATAGACTGTACAGGCTCCCTGTCAAAACAATGGTGTATCCTGAACCAGGCTTTGAGCTACATCGCAGGCAGGGAGATACACAGTATTCTCAGATGTACACTGATGTTGGGATCTACTATGCACCTGGCCCTGTCTTGAGGGGTGAGGTATTTGATGGTTCAGAGGCAGTCCGTAGAATGGAAAGCTGGTTGATTCAAAATCACGGGTTCCAGCCTCAGTATGCAGTATCTGAACTGGATGAGAAAAAATTCTGGAGGATGTTTGATGCTGGGCTCTATGAGCACAGCAGGAGGAAGTATGGAGCTGTGGGAACCTTCATGAGTGTGTACTACAAGTGCAAGAAGGGAAGGAAGACGGAGAAGGAGGTGCAAGACGCCGAGCAAGCCCACCTTGAGACTGCGTATGCTGAGGTTGATGAGCCAGTGGACTGA
- the LOC133871010 gene encoding delta(24)-sterol reductase isoform X2, with amino-acid sequence MSDLQVPLRPKRKKIWVDYFVNFRWIIVIFVVLPISFTLYFLTYLGDIRSEMKSFKQRQKEHDENVKKVVKRLKQRNPSKDGLVCTARKPWIAVGMRNVDYKRARHFEVDLSAFRNILEIDKERMIARVEPLVNMGQISRATVPLNVSLAVVAELDDLTVGGLINGYGIEGSSHIYGLFSDTVVAYEIVLADGRVVRATKDNEYSDLFYAIPWSQGTLGFLVSAEIKLIPIKEYMRLTYKPVVGNLKEIAQGYIDSFAPRDGDQDNPEKVPDFVETMIYNPTDAVCMTGRYASKEEAKKKGNVINNVGWWFKPWFYQYAQTALKRGEFVEYIPTREYYHRHTRCLYWEGKLILPFADQFWFRFLLGWLMPPKVSLLKATQGEAIRNYYHEMHVIQDMLIPLYKVADALEWVHQEMEVYPIWLCPHRLYRLPVKTMVYPEPGFELHRRQGDTQYSQMYTDVGIYYAPGPVLRGEVFDGSEAVRRMESWLIQNHGFQPQYAVSELDEKKFWRMFDAGLYEHSRRKYGAVGTFMSVYYKCKKGRKTEKEVQDAEQAHLETAYAEVDEPVD; translated from the exons ATGTCGGATCTTCAGGTACCTCTCCGCCCAAAGAGGAAGAAGATATGGGTGGACTATTTTGTTAACTTCCGATggattattgttatttttgttgtccTCCCTATCTCCTTCACCCTTTACTTCCTTACATATCTTGGGGACATTAGATCCGAGATGAAGTCCTTCAAGCAGCGTCAGAAGGAGCATGATGAAAATGTCAAGAAGGTTGTAAAGCGACTCAAACAGAGGAACCCATCAAAGGATGGTCTTGTCTGCACAGCACGTAAACCATGGATTGCTGTTGGAATGCGCAATGTTGACTATAAGCGGGCTAGGCATTTTGAGGTTGATTTATCTGCCTTTCGAAATATTCTTGAAATTGATAAAGAGAGAATGATTGCAAGAGTTGAGCCCCTAGTCAACATGGGGCAAATCAGCAGGGCCACTGTTCCATTGAATGTGTCCCTTGCAGTAGTTGCTGAGCTAGATGACCTTACTGTTGGTGGCCTCATCAATGGCTATGGGATTGAAGGTAGCTCTCACATCTATGGCCTGTTCTCTGATACTGTTGTGGCCTATGAAATTGTTCTAGCTGATGGCCGTGTTGTTAGAGCTACCAAAGATAATGAGTACTCCGATCTTTTCTATGCCATTCCATGGTCTCAGGGTACACTGGGGTTTCTTGTCTCTGCTGAGATCAAGCTTATTCCCATTAAGGAATACATGAGGCTTACATACAAGCCTGTTGTGGGTAATTTAAAGGAAATTGCACAGGGATATATTGATTCCTTTGCTCCGAGAGATGGAGACCAGGATAATCCGGAGAAGGTTCCAGATTTTGTTGAGACCATGATTTATAATCCAACTGATGCTGTATGCATGACAGGTAGGTATGCCTCAAAAGAAGAGGCCAAGAAGAAGGGAAATGTAATCAACAATGTTGGATGGTGGTTCAAACCCTGGTTTTACCAGTATGCACAGACGGCACTAAAGAGAGGGGAGTTTGTTGAGTATATCCCAACCAGGGAGTATTACCATAGGCACACTAGGTGTCTGTACTGGGAGGGAAAGCTTATCCTTCCCTTTGCAGATCAGTTTTGGTTTAGGTTTCTCTTGGGCTGGTTGATGCCACCCAAGGTTTCTCTGCTCAAAGCTACTCAAGGTGAAGCGATCAGGAACTATTACCATGAGATGCATGTAATTCAGGACATGCTTATTCCTCTTTACAAGGTTGCGGATGCTCTCGAGTGGGTCCACCAAGAGATGGAG GTATACCCCATCTGGCTTTGCCCACATAGACTGTACAGGCTCCCTGTCAAAACAATGGTGTATCCTGAACCAGGCTTTGAGCTACATCGCAGGCAGGGAGATACACAGTATTCTCAGATGTACACTGATGTTGGGATCTACTATGCACCTGGCCCTGTCTTGAGGGGTGAGGTATTTGATGGTTCAGAGGCAGTCCGTAGAATGGAAAGCTGGTTGATTCAAAATCACGGGTTCCAGCCTCAGTATGCAGTATCTGAACTGGATGAGAAAAAATTCTGGAGGATGTTTGATGCTGGGCTCTATGAGCACAGCAGGAGGAAGTATGGAGCTGTGGGAACCTTCATGAGTGTGTACTACAAGTGCAAGAAGGGAAGGAAGACGGAGAAGGAGGTGCAAGACGCCGAGCAAGCCCACCTTGAGACTGCGTATGCTGAGGTTGATGAGCCAGTGGACTGA